In Populus alba chromosome 1, ASM523922v2, whole genome shotgun sequence, a single window of DNA contains:
- the LOC118055268 gene encoding serine carboxypeptidase-like 18 isoform X2, with protein MPFIYMKSIVICFSLQLLFSLFVHGLPGSIVETLPGFEGVLPFKLETGYVRVNASELFYLFVESQGKPLEDPLLVYLVGGPGCSALTGFFFQVGPLIFNTTDYLGGLPELLYNPYSWTKTASIIFIDYPVSTGYSYATRSEGYHMTDTASAKLVHQFLRKWLIDHPKFTKIPFFVASDTYAGIITPIVAKEIFDGNEAGLQPHINLKGFVSGSPHTDTALEHNSRVPLAYRLALISRSLYESAKNSCKGNYVDVDPSNAPCLEDLEKINQCITQINKENILDPKCVRLSPNSNNEEQSRRFLKANSQRFPVLSSKIQDYWCQNFEYVLVDVWANDERVRDALHVRRGTVTTWYTCNSFLQEVLYTYNVFTAVDYYQNLTRKGLQILIYSGDHDMVVPYISTEKWINSLNITVDTDWRPWFVQGQVAGYTVKYSNYGFRLTFATLKGAGHSPSQYTPRWCYNMFERWIHYYPL; from the exons ATGCCATTCATTTACATGAAATCCAtagtaatttgttttagtttgcaGCTCTTGTTTTCCCTATTTGTTCATGGACTGCCAGGCTCAATCGTCGAGACTCTGCCAGGATTCGAAGGTGTTCTGCCCTTCAAACTTGAAACTGG ATATGTAAGAGTGAATGCATCCGAACTGTTCTATTTATTCGTTGAATCGCAAGGCAAGCCTCTAGAAGACCCTCTTTTAGTCTATTTGGTTGGAGGCCCTGGCTGCTCGGCATTGACAGGATTTTTCTTCCAAGTTG GTCCACTAATTTTTAATACAACTGATTATCTTGGGGGCTTGCCAGAGCTGTTGTATAACCCTTATTCATGGACAAAG ACAGCTAGCATAATATTTATAGATTATCCTGTCAGCACCGGTTACTCCTACGCAACAAGGTCAGAAGGTTACCATATGACAGACACGGCATCAGCAAAACTAGTGCACCAATTTTTGAGAAAG TGGTTGATTGATCATCCTAAATTCACCAAAATTCCATTCTTCGTCGCGAGTGATACGTATGCTGGTATAATCACGCCAATTGTCGCGAAGGAAATATTCGATG GTAATGAAGCTGGACTACAGCCACATATAAATCTAAAA GGATTCGTGAGTGGATCACCGCATACTGATACTGCCCTAGAGCATAACTCTAGAGTACCTCTTGCTTATCGTCTGGCACTAATATCACGGAGTCTTTATGAG TCAGCCAAAAACAGTTGCAAGGGGAATTACGTTGATGTAGATCCCTCTAATGCACCATGTTTAGAGGATCTAGAAAAAATCAACCag TGCATTACacaaattaacaaagaaaacattttagatCCCAAATGTGTCCGATTATCCCCAAATTCGAACAATGAGGAACAAAGTAGAAGATTTCTCAAGGCAAATTCTCAGCGTTTCCCTGTTCTATCTTCCAAAATTCAAGACTATTGGTGCCAG AATTTTGAGTACGTACTTGTTGATGTATGGGCCAATGATGAAAGAGTTAGAGATGCTCTTCATGTTAGAAGG GGAACAGTCACAACTTGGTACACATGCAATTCTTTCTTACAGGAAGTCTTATACACATATAATGTTTTCACAGCTGTTGATTATTATCAAAACCTGACAAGAAAAGGCTTACAAATTCTGATTTACAG TGGTGATCATGACATGGTTGTTCCATATATATCAACTGAAAAATGGATAAACTCTCTTAATATAACAGTAGACACAGATTGGCGACCATGGTTCGTCCAAGGCCAAGTTGCAGG GTATACAGTCAAGTACTCAAATTATGGATTTCGTCTGACATTCGCGACTCTAAAG GGGGCCGGTCACTCTCCTTCTCAGTACACGCCTAGATGGTGTTATAACATGTTTGAAAGGTGGATCCATTATTATCCATTGTAA
- the LOC118055268 gene encoding serine carboxypeptidase-like 18 isoform X1 — translation MPFIYMKSIVICFSLQLLFSLFVHGLPGSIVETLPGFEGVLPFKLETGYVRVNASELFYLFVESQGKPLEDPLLVYLVGGPGCSALTGFFFQVGPLIFNTTDYLGGLPELLYNPYSWTKTASIIFIDYPVSTGYSYATRSEGYHMTDTASAKLVHQFLRKVGETVGIMVFFFFFFSLMYLQKFFKPNKKKTMAMSVFQILKQWLIDHPKFTKIPFFVASDTYAGIITPIVAKEIFDGNEAGLQPHINLKGFVSGSPHTDTALEHNSRVPLAYRLALISRSLYESAKNSCKGNYVDVDPSNAPCLEDLEKINQCITQINKENILDPKCVRLSPNSNNEEQSRRFLKANSQRFPVLSSKIQDYWCQNFEYVLVDVWANDERVRDALHVRRGTVTTWYTCNSFLQEVLYTYNVFTAVDYYQNLTRKGLQILIYSGDHDMVVPYISTEKWINSLNITVDTDWRPWFVQGQVAGYTVKYSNYGFRLTFATLKGAGHSPSQYTPRWCYNMFERWIHYYPL, via the exons ATGCCATTCATTTACATGAAATCCAtagtaatttgttttagtttgcaGCTCTTGTTTTCCCTATTTGTTCATGGACTGCCAGGCTCAATCGTCGAGACTCTGCCAGGATTCGAAGGTGTTCTGCCCTTCAAACTTGAAACTGG ATATGTAAGAGTGAATGCATCCGAACTGTTCTATTTATTCGTTGAATCGCAAGGCAAGCCTCTAGAAGACCCTCTTTTAGTCTATTTGGTTGGAGGCCCTGGCTGCTCGGCATTGACAGGATTTTTCTTCCAAGTTG GTCCACTAATTTTTAATACAACTGATTATCTTGGGGGCTTGCCAGAGCTGTTGTATAACCCTTATTCATGGACAAAG ACAGCTAGCATAATATTTATAGATTATCCTGTCAGCACCGGTTACTCCTACGCAACAAGGTCAGAAGGTTACCATATGACAGACACGGCATCAGCAAAACTAGTGCACCAATTTTTGAGAAAGGTGGGTGAAACAGTGggtataatggtttttttttttttttttttttcattaatgtaCCTGCAGAAGTTCTtcaagccaaacaaaaaaaagacaatggCAATGAGTGTTTTTCAAATCCTAAAGCAGTGGTTGATTGATCATCCTAAATTCACCAAAATTCCATTCTTCGTCGCGAGTGATACGTATGCTGGTATAATCACGCCAATTGTCGCGAAGGAAATATTCGATG GTAATGAAGCTGGACTACAGCCACATATAAATCTAAAA GGATTCGTGAGTGGATCACCGCATACTGATACTGCCCTAGAGCATAACTCTAGAGTACCTCTTGCTTATCGTCTGGCACTAATATCACGGAGTCTTTATGAG TCAGCCAAAAACAGTTGCAAGGGGAATTACGTTGATGTAGATCCCTCTAATGCACCATGTTTAGAGGATCTAGAAAAAATCAACCag TGCATTACacaaattaacaaagaaaacattttagatCCCAAATGTGTCCGATTATCCCCAAATTCGAACAATGAGGAACAAAGTAGAAGATTTCTCAAGGCAAATTCTCAGCGTTTCCCTGTTCTATCTTCCAAAATTCAAGACTATTGGTGCCAG AATTTTGAGTACGTACTTGTTGATGTATGGGCCAATGATGAAAGAGTTAGAGATGCTCTTCATGTTAGAAGG GGAACAGTCACAACTTGGTACACATGCAATTCTTTCTTACAGGAAGTCTTATACACATATAATGTTTTCACAGCTGTTGATTATTATCAAAACCTGACAAGAAAAGGCTTACAAATTCTGATTTACAG TGGTGATCATGACATGGTTGTTCCATATATATCAACTGAAAAATGGATAAACTCTCTTAATATAACAGTAGACACAGATTGGCGACCATGGTTCGTCCAAGGCCAAGTTGCAGG GTATACAGTCAAGTACTCAAATTATGGATTTCGTCTGACATTCGCGACTCTAAAG GGGGCCGGTCACTCTCCTTCTCAGTACACGCCTAGATGGTGTTATAACATGTTTGAAAGGTGGATCCATTATTATCCATTGTAA
- the LOC118055264 gene encoding uncharacterized protein isoform X3, which translates to MATTATRTTTPTTTKPPQPLPPNFLPYIDMTTLSRSELHKLSLTFSTQPATTNNTITPAIDRTNFNESAGSRRQTFARPSHHHHRHRLAATPFTKTHTDPPNNPIPNDPDRLENPTIIKFLKNLLSSHPEFQEPDFSVEFDTFNHFNHPITIISNSLVPRQVLDFDLPPGVRKRKRGRKPKVKALSIVQREMGLEIVNRKGVVVDLVGLASLDDPYKDELKRRTEGMEKEEELLGFFRDLGGQWCSRRKKRKIVDAGEFGDFLPVGWKLILGLKRKEGRAWVYCRRYLSPSGQQFISCKEVSAYLQSLVGPYDAQQAKDHTGDSIQQDHEGASVSHAGAIERLEDHRQSNEHQKQVSLLETDNLAEVQIRDLFECHKCRMTFDEKGTYLEHLLSFHQRTTRRYRLGSSVGDGVIVKDGKFECQFCHKVFHERRRYNGHVGIHVRNYVRGIEDSPGVKNYMRGIEDSPAVQLALQKSDPPTPDDLPTRISKMDALIEIAQNSIRETSSSGANDEQNVVSDSKLPASVSEHELNSDSPPSEPQMEDSIPGKSLEINLHQQKVDFMVIDEKMEKVEDASDVQDFKTVSSADAQHHNTFESLSGNDGLAPGTNEIGTSGIKGETVSESHSLAPVNAQKIFGAESNMIFVGFDRPHQHKPDEVDKSVNVEMKIGFGSDNSIADGNAIQDTGGHSFKENVLKCGVPEQQLQLPHDFSTPEAIVDKELHKSF; encoded by the exons ATGGCTACAACAGCCACTCGCACCACCACACCCACCACCACCAAACCACCGCAACCTCTCCCACCAAACTTCCTCCCTTACATAGACATGACAACCCTTTCCCGGTCAGAACTCCACAAACTCTCCCTCACCTTCTCCACCCAACCTGCCACCACTAATAACACCATAACCCCTGCCATTGACCGCACAAACTTCAATGAAAGCGCCGGGTCTCGTCGCCAAACCTTCGCCCGCCCttcccaccaccaccaccgccaccgCCTCGCTGCCACTCCCTTCACCAAAACCCACACTGACCCACCTAACAATCCCATCCCTAATGACCCTGACCGCCTCGAAAACCCCACCATAATTAAATTCCTCAAGAACCTCTTATCTTCACACCCTGAGTTTCAAGAACCTGATTTCTCAGTGGAATTCGAtactttcaatcattttaatcaTCCCATCACTATCATTTCTAACTCATTAGTACCCCGAcaagttttagattttgatttgcCGCCGGGGGTACGGAAGAGAAAAAGAGGTAGAAAACCCAAAGTGAAAGCTTTGAGTATTGTGCAGAGGGAAATGGGGTTAGAGATTGTAAATAGAAAAGGGGTGGTTGTAGATTTAGTGGGGTTGGCAAGTTTAGATGATCCTTATAAAGATGAGTTGAAGAGAAGGACTGAAGGGATGGAGAAGGAAGAAGAGTTATTGGGGTTTTTTAGAGACTTGGGTGGACAATGGTGTAGTaggagaaagaagaggaagattgTTGATGCGGGTGAGTTTGGAGATTTCTTGCCTGTTGGCTGGAAGCTTATTCTTGGACTTAAAAGGAAAGAGGGGCGCGCTTGGGTTTATTGCCGCAGATATCTAAG CCCTTCTGGACAACAATTTATATCCTGCAAGGAAGTATCTGCGTATTTGCAATCTTTAGTTGGACCTTATGATGCACAGCAAGCAAAGGATCATACTGGTGACAGTATTCAGCAGGACCATGAAGGGGCTTCTGTAAGT CATGCAGGTGCAATTGAAAGGTTGGAAGATCATAGACAGTCCAATGAGCATCAGAAGCAAGTTTCCTTACTGGAAACTGACAATTTGGCAGAGGTTCAAATACGTGATCTTTTTGAATGCCATAAATGCAGAATGACATTTGATGAGAAGGGCACATATTTGGAACATCTTTTGTCATTTCACCAAAGAACTACACGGAGGTATAGACTCGGTTCTTCTGTTGGGGATGGTGTGATAgttaaagatggaaaatttgaATGCCAGTTCTGCCATAAGGTGTTTCATGAAAGGCGCAGGTACAATGGTCATGTAGGAATCCACGTGAGGAATTATGTGAGGGGGATTGAAGATTCACCTGGTGTGAAGAACTATATGAGGGGGATTGAAGATTCACCTGCTGTCCAGTTGGCTCTGCAAAAGAGTGATCCTCCAACCCCTGATGACTTGCCTACAAGAATCTCCAAAATGGATGCGTTGATTGAAATAGCTCAGAACTCAATTCGAGAAACATCGTCTTCTGGAGCTAATGATGAACAGAATGTGGTTTCTGATTCAAAACTTCCTGCTTCAGTTTCTGAACATGAACTGAATTCTGATTCTCCTCCCAGTGAACCACAAATGGAAGATAGCATACCTGGCAAGTCTCTGGAAATCAATTTACACCAACAGAAAGTTGATTTTATGGTGATTGATGAAAAGATGGAGAAGGTTGAAGATGCTAGTGATGTTCAAGATTTTAAAACAGTTTCATCTGCTGATGCTCAACATCATAATACATTTGAAAGTCTTAGTGGAAATGATGGTCTGGCACCAGGCACCAATGAAATTGGCACGTCTGGAATTAAAGGGGAAACAGTTTCTGAAAGCCATTCACTTGCTCCAGTGAATGCTCAGAAAATATTTGGTGCTGAGAGTAATAtgatttttgttggttttgacaGACCACACCAACATAAGCCTGATGAAGTGGATAAAAGCGTGAATGTTGAGATGAAAATTGGTTTTGGAAGCGATAACAGTATAGCTGATGGTAATGCTATTCAAGACACCGGAGGGCATTCTTTCAAAGAAAATGTGCTTAAATGTGGAGTTCCTGAGCAACAGTTGCAACTGCCCCATGACTTTTCAACACCAGAGGCAATCGTGGACAAG GAGTTGCATAAATCCTTTTGA
- the LOC118055264 gene encoding uncharacterized protein isoform X1: MATTATRTTTPTTTKPPQPLPPNFLPYIDMTTLSRSELHKLSLTFSTQPATTNNTITPAIDRTNFNESAGSRRQTFARPSHHHHRHRLAATPFTKTHTDPPNNPIPNDPDRLENPTIIKFLKNLLSSHPEFQEPDFSVEFDTFNHFNHPITIISNSLVPRQVLDFDLPPGVRKRKRGRKPKVKALSIVQREMGLEIVNRKGVVVDLVGLASLDDPYKDELKRRTEGMEKEEELLGFFRDLGGQWCSRRKKRKIVDAGEFGDFLPVGWKLILGLKRKEGRAWVYCRRYLSPSGQQFISCKEVSAYLQSLVGPYDAQQAKDHTGDSIQQDHEGASVSHAGAIERLEDHRQSNEHQKQVSLLETDNLAEVQIRDLFECHKCRMTFDEKGTYLEHLLSFHQRTTRRYRLGSSVGDGVIVKDGKFECQFCHKVFHERRRYNGHVGIHVRNYVRGIEDSPGVKNYMRGIEDSPAVQLALQKSDPPTPDDLPTRISKMDALIEIAQNSIRETSSSGANDEQNVVSDSKLPASVSEHELNSDSPPSEPQMEDSIPGKSLEINLHQQKVDFMVIDEKMEKVEDASDVQDFKTVSSADAQHHNTFESLSGNDGLAPGTNEIGTSGIKGETVSESHSLAPVNAQKIFGAESNMIFVGFDRPHQHKPDEVDKSVNVEMKIGFGSDNSIADGNAIQDTGGHSFKENVLKCGVPEQQLQLPHDFSTPEAIVDKGENEFGTADQIHAKVTGFDELKLDEIEHLKFSLGTGQEPMSLHEVPLGVGNITEMEAAYDASLQFESDVIGDTADRQLTTVCVWCGAEFSHEALDTEMQSDSLGYMCPDCKAKISGQLNI, from the exons ATGGCTACAACAGCCACTCGCACCACCACACCCACCACCACCAAACCACCGCAACCTCTCCCACCAAACTTCCTCCCTTACATAGACATGACAACCCTTTCCCGGTCAGAACTCCACAAACTCTCCCTCACCTTCTCCACCCAACCTGCCACCACTAATAACACCATAACCCCTGCCATTGACCGCACAAACTTCAATGAAAGCGCCGGGTCTCGTCGCCAAACCTTCGCCCGCCCttcccaccaccaccaccgccaccgCCTCGCTGCCACTCCCTTCACCAAAACCCACACTGACCCACCTAACAATCCCATCCCTAATGACCCTGACCGCCTCGAAAACCCCACCATAATTAAATTCCTCAAGAACCTCTTATCTTCACACCCTGAGTTTCAAGAACCTGATTTCTCAGTGGAATTCGAtactttcaatcattttaatcaTCCCATCACTATCATTTCTAACTCATTAGTACCCCGAcaagttttagattttgatttgcCGCCGGGGGTACGGAAGAGAAAAAGAGGTAGAAAACCCAAAGTGAAAGCTTTGAGTATTGTGCAGAGGGAAATGGGGTTAGAGATTGTAAATAGAAAAGGGGTGGTTGTAGATTTAGTGGGGTTGGCAAGTTTAGATGATCCTTATAAAGATGAGTTGAAGAGAAGGACTGAAGGGATGGAGAAGGAAGAAGAGTTATTGGGGTTTTTTAGAGACTTGGGTGGACAATGGTGTAGTaggagaaagaagaggaagattgTTGATGCGGGTGAGTTTGGAGATTTCTTGCCTGTTGGCTGGAAGCTTATTCTTGGACTTAAAAGGAAAGAGGGGCGCGCTTGGGTTTATTGCCGCAGATATCTAAG CCCTTCTGGACAACAATTTATATCCTGCAAGGAAGTATCTGCGTATTTGCAATCTTTAGTTGGACCTTATGATGCACAGCAAGCAAAGGATCATACTGGTGACAGTATTCAGCAGGACCATGAAGGGGCTTCTGTAAGT CATGCAGGTGCAATTGAAAGGTTGGAAGATCATAGACAGTCCAATGAGCATCAGAAGCAAGTTTCCTTACTGGAAACTGACAATTTGGCAGAGGTTCAAATACGTGATCTTTTTGAATGCCATAAATGCAGAATGACATTTGATGAGAAGGGCACATATTTGGAACATCTTTTGTCATTTCACCAAAGAACTACACGGAGGTATAGACTCGGTTCTTCTGTTGGGGATGGTGTGATAgttaaagatggaaaatttgaATGCCAGTTCTGCCATAAGGTGTTTCATGAAAGGCGCAGGTACAATGGTCATGTAGGAATCCACGTGAGGAATTATGTGAGGGGGATTGAAGATTCACCTGGTGTGAAGAACTATATGAGGGGGATTGAAGATTCACCTGCTGTCCAGTTGGCTCTGCAAAAGAGTGATCCTCCAACCCCTGATGACTTGCCTACAAGAATCTCCAAAATGGATGCGTTGATTGAAATAGCTCAGAACTCAATTCGAGAAACATCGTCTTCTGGAGCTAATGATGAACAGAATGTGGTTTCTGATTCAAAACTTCCTGCTTCAGTTTCTGAACATGAACTGAATTCTGATTCTCCTCCCAGTGAACCACAAATGGAAGATAGCATACCTGGCAAGTCTCTGGAAATCAATTTACACCAACAGAAAGTTGATTTTATGGTGATTGATGAAAAGATGGAGAAGGTTGAAGATGCTAGTGATGTTCAAGATTTTAAAACAGTTTCATCTGCTGATGCTCAACATCATAATACATTTGAAAGTCTTAGTGGAAATGATGGTCTGGCACCAGGCACCAATGAAATTGGCACGTCTGGAATTAAAGGGGAAACAGTTTCTGAAAGCCATTCACTTGCTCCAGTGAATGCTCAGAAAATATTTGGTGCTGAGAGTAATAtgatttttgttggttttgacaGACCACACCAACATAAGCCTGATGAAGTGGATAAAAGCGTGAATGTTGAGATGAAAATTGGTTTTGGAAGCGATAACAGTATAGCTGATGGTAATGCTATTCAAGACACCGGAGGGCATTCTTTCAAAGAAAATGTGCTTAAATGTGGAGTTCCTGAGCAACAGTTGCAACTGCCCCATGACTTTTCAACACCAGAGGCAATCGTGGACAAG GGAGAAAATGAATTTGGTACAGCTGACCAAATACATGCCAAAGTTACAGGATTTGACGAGCTGAAGCTGGATGAAATAGAGCACCTAAAATTTAGTTTGGGGACAGGGCAAGAGCCTATGTCTCTGCATGAGGTTCCATTAGGTGTGGGAAATATTACTGAGATGGAAGCAGCGTATGATGCCTCACTCCAGTTTGAATCAGATGTCATTGGAGACACAGCTGACAGACAACTAACAACTGTGTGTGTTTGGTGTGGAGCTGAGTTCAGCCACGAGGCTTTAGATACAGAAATGCAGTCAGATTCACTTGGCTACATGTGTCCGGACTGCAAGGCCAAAATCTCAGGGCAGCTCAATATTTAA
- the LOC118055264 gene encoding uncharacterized protein isoform X2 — protein MATTATRTTTPTTTKPPQPLPPNFLPYIDMTTLSRSELHKLSLTFSTQPATTNNTITPAIDRTNFNESAGSRRQTFARPSHHHHRHRLAATPFTKTHTDPPNNPIPNDPDRLENPTIIKFLKNLLSSHPEFQEPDFSVEFDTFNHFNHPITIISNSLVPRQVLDFDLPPGVRKRKRGRKPKVKALSIVQREMGLEIVNRKGVVVDLVGLASLDDPYKDELKRRTEGMEKEEELLGFFRDLGGQWCSRRKKRKIVDAGEFGDFLPVGWKLILGLKRKEGRAWVYCRRYLSPSGQQFISCKEVSAYLQSLVGPYDAQQAKDHTGDSIQQDHEGASHAGAIERLEDHRQSNEHQKQVSLLETDNLAEVQIRDLFECHKCRMTFDEKGTYLEHLLSFHQRTTRRYRLGSSVGDGVIVKDGKFECQFCHKVFHERRRYNGHVGIHVRNYVRGIEDSPGVKNYMRGIEDSPAVQLALQKSDPPTPDDLPTRISKMDALIEIAQNSIRETSSSGANDEQNVVSDSKLPASVSEHELNSDSPPSEPQMEDSIPGKSLEINLHQQKVDFMVIDEKMEKVEDASDVQDFKTVSSADAQHHNTFESLSGNDGLAPGTNEIGTSGIKGETVSESHSLAPVNAQKIFGAESNMIFVGFDRPHQHKPDEVDKSVNVEMKIGFGSDNSIADGNAIQDTGGHSFKENVLKCGVPEQQLQLPHDFSTPEAIVDKGENEFGTADQIHAKVTGFDELKLDEIEHLKFSLGTGQEPMSLHEVPLGVGNITEMEAAYDASLQFESDVIGDTADRQLTTVCVWCGAEFSHEALDTEMQSDSLGYMCPDCKAKISGQLNI, from the exons ATGGCTACAACAGCCACTCGCACCACCACACCCACCACCACCAAACCACCGCAACCTCTCCCACCAAACTTCCTCCCTTACATAGACATGACAACCCTTTCCCGGTCAGAACTCCACAAACTCTCCCTCACCTTCTCCACCCAACCTGCCACCACTAATAACACCATAACCCCTGCCATTGACCGCACAAACTTCAATGAAAGCGCCGGGTCTCGTCGCCAAACCTTCGCCCGCCCttcccaccaccaccaccgccaccgCCTCGCTGCCACTCCCTTCACCAAAACCCACACTGACCCACCTAACAATCCCATCCCTAATGACCCTGACCGCCTCGAAAACCCCACCATAATTAAATTCCTCAAGAACCTCTTATCTTCACACCCTGAGTTTCAAGAACCTGATTTCTCAGTGGAATTCGAtactttcaatcattttaatcaTCCCATCACTATCATTTCTAACTCATTAGTACCCCGAcaagttttagattttgatttgcCGCCGGGGGTACGGAAGAGAAAAAGAGGTAGAAAACCCAAAGTGAAAGCTTTGAGTATTGTGCAGAGGGAAATGGGGTTAGAGATTGTAAATAGAAAAGGGGTGGTTGTAGATTTAGTGGGGTTGGCAAGTTTAGATGATCCTTATAAAGATGAGTTGAAGAGAAGGACTGAAGGGATGGAGAAGGAAGAAGAGTTATTGGGGTTTTTTAGAGACTTGGGTGGACAATGGTGTAGTaggagaaagaagaggaagattgTTGATGCGGGTGAGTTTGGAGATTTCTTGCCTGTTGGCTGGAAGCTTATTCTTGGACTTAAAAGGAAAGAGGGGCGCGCTTGGGTTTATTGCCGCAGATATCTAAG CCCTTCTGGACAACAATTTATATCCTGCAAGGAAGTATCTGCGTATTTGCAATCTTTAGTTGGACCTTATGATGCACAGCAAGCAAAGGATCATACTGGTGACAGTATTCAGCAGGACCATGAAGGGGCTTCT CATGCAGGTGCAATTGAAAGGTTGGAAGATCATAGACAGTCCAATGAGCATCAGAAGCAAGTTTCCTTACTGGAAACTGACAATTTGGCAGAGGTTCAAATACGTGATCTTTTTGAATGCCATAAATGCAGAATGACATTTGATGAGAAGGGCACATATTTGGAACATCTTTTGTCATTTCACCAAAGAACTACACGGAGGTATAGACTCGGTTCTTCTGTTGGGGATGGTGTGATAgttaaagatggaaaatttgaATGCCAGTTCTGCCATAAGGTGTTTCATGAAAGGCGCAGGTACAATGGTCATGTAGGAATCCACGTGAGGAATTATGTGAGGGGGATTGAAGATTCACCTGGTGTGAAGAACTATATGAGGGGGATTGAAGATTCACCTGCTGTCCAGTTGGCTCTGCAAAAGAGTGATCCTCCAACCCCTGATGACTTGCCTACAAGAATCTCCAAAATGGATGCGTTGATTGAAATAGCTCAGAACTCAATTCGAGAAACATCGTCTTCTGGAGCTAATGATGAACAGAATGTGGTTTCTGATTCAAAACTTCCTGCTTCAGTTTCTGAACATGAACTGAATTCTGATTCTCCTCCCAGTGAACCACAAATGGAAGATAGCATACCTGGCAAGTCTCTGGAAATCAATTTACACCAACAGAAAGTTGATTTTATGGTGATTGATGAAAAGATGGAGAAGGTTGAAGATGCTAGTGATGTTCAAGATTTTAAAACAGTTTCATCTGCTGATGCTCAACATCATAATACATTTGAAAGTCTTAGTGGAAATGATGGTCTGGCACCAGGCACCAATGAAATTGGCACGTCTGGAATTAAAGGGGAAACAGTTTCTGAAAGCCATTCACTTGCTCCAGTGAATGCTCAGAAAATATTTGGTGCTGAGAGTAATAtgatttttgttggttttgacaGACCACACCAACATAAGCCTGATGAAGTGGATAAAAGCGTGAATGTTGAGATGAAAATTGGTTTTGGAAGCGATAACAGTATAGCTGATGGTAATGCTATTCAAGACACCGGAGGGCATTCTTTCAAAGAAAATGTGCTTAAATGTGGAGTTCCTGAGCAACAGTTGCAACTGCCCCATGACTTTTCAACACCAGAGGCAATCGTGGACAAG GGAGAAAATGAATTTGGTACAGCTGACCAAATACATGCCAAAGTTACAGGATTTGACGAGCTGAAGCTGGATGAAATAGAGCACCTAAAATTTAGTTTGGGGACAGGGCAAGAGCCTATGTCTCTGCATGAGGTTCCATTAGGTGTGGGAAATATTACTGAGATGGAAGCAGCGTATGATGCCTCACTCCAGTTTGAATCAGATGTCATTGGAGACACAGCTGACAGACAACTAACAACTGTGTGTGTTTGGTGTGGAGCTGAGTTCAGCCACGAGGCTTTAGATACAGAAATGCAGTCAGATTCACTTGGCTACATGTGTCCGGACTGCAAGGCCAAAATCTCAGGGCAGCTCAATATTTAA